A genome region from Struthio camelus isolate bStrCam1 chromosome 26, bStrCam1.hap1, whole genome shotgun sequence includes the following:
- the ANKRD24 gene encoding ankyrin repeat domain-containing protein 24 isoform X2, translating into MKSLKAKFKKSDSQDWTKNDEKLLQAVDYNDAGRVTSLLVRKGLVATKLDLEGKSAFHLAAMRGNVDCLEAMLAHGVDAMTKDSSGYTALHLASKHGHPQCVSKLLQASCPVDVPDGSGRTALHHAAVSGCISCSEILCDFKAPLNIKDKDGFTPLILAAKMSHSELCRYLLHRGAAVNSRDLQGRTALMLACENGSVETVEVLINAGARVAVVDSMGHDAAHYSLATGNALIQHFLQEATQRRSWASEESAEQTSQTSSPSQSTGREKSNTPRKRKAPLPPPGTPSQSAPHTPEHGSPSAGRGARTAATKPGRAQPVPAHAEDRDAYEEIVRLRQERAQFLQKIRGLEQQEKQRRERAELDEGSIRSMEKQIQELEQRLAARDGEKERLGKEVEALQSRLSSLENEKENTSYDIETLQDEEGDLLEFPGAELLLSKKTLSPSTEELLATLQGQVQSLTLQNKELREKIQILENYERDESDLATSGDFVPVSLYDSLKRELEQLKERHAEAQAALQALQGGRPGGKAVPAEAHEQLKAEYEGQIRALQEALKKGNVPEEATPARDSAAGPAEASGTAGERSVVEQLTEELARTRGKYEAALAEVEALREQMQLGILSAAEPAEGTELAAAKAALQRAREALEEREQRVRELQSRLEAREAAGGPRARSEAEEATASLGASLEEASREKAALLERCGRAEAAAEALRRSLEAKTRDWQAAGGPEPEAGELERRLAELTRQHGEVTAQLARLREALDRKEAELGALREQLAARPVARREHEETLARLRQALAEAEGRVPRDEHARATAALEEQARALRERAARLEAEAEAKGREAARLEAELAAAREAAVPRGEHEAAQAGLRAEAAALAQRLGELARRHEKTCEEVFRVQRQALFMKSEKQAAEERLAAAHKQLEEARAEARRFQDLHGHVEDSARLVRDKDRKITELSKEVFKLKEALNALPEPRGAPQPPPDTAALQARVRTLEEQLAETETRHSKVVTLYRSHLLYAVQGHMDEDVQRLLCQILKMQRLQEQGR; encoded by the exons AGCCAGGACTGGACCAAGAACGATGAGAAGCTCCTGCAAGCTGTGGATTACAACGATGCCGGGAGGGTGACGTCGCTCCTCGTCCGCAAGGGGCTGGTCGCCACCAAGTTGGACTTGGAGGGCAAATCCGC GTTCCACCTGGCCGCCATGCGGGGGAACGTGGACTGCCTCGAAGCCATGCTGGCCCACGGCGTGGATGCCATGACCAAGGACAGCTCAG GTTACACTGCCCTGCACTTGGCATCCAAGCATGGCCACCCGCAATGTGTCAGCAAGCTGCTGCAG GCCTCCTGCCCCGTGGACGTGCCTGATGGCAGCGGCCGGACGGCACTGCACCACGCAG CTGTCAGCGGCTGCATCTCGTGCTCGGAGATCCTCTGCGATTTCAAGGCTCCATTGAACATCAAGGACAAG GATGGCTTCACGCCGCTGATCCTTGCTGCCAAGATGAGCCACTCAGAGCTGTGCCGGTACCTGCTGCACCGTGGAGCGGCCGTGAACAGCCGGGACCTGCAAGGGAG AACAGCCTTGATGCTGGCCTGCGAGAACGGCAGCGTGGAGACCGTGGAGGTGCTCATCAACGCGGGCGCCCGGGTGGCTGTGGTGGACTCCATGGGCCACGACGCAGCTCACTACAGCCTGGCCACAGGCAATGCTCTCATCCAGCACTTCCTGCAGGAGGCCACCCAGCGCCGGTCCTGGGCCAGCG AGGAGTCAGCTGAGCAGACGTCCCAG ACGTCTTCGCCCAGCCAGTCCACAGGCAGGGAGAAGAGCAACACCCCGAGGAAGAGGAAAGCCCCCCTGCCGCCCCCAGGCACCCCAAGCCAG AGCGCCCCGCACACCCCGGAGCACGGCTCGCCCTCGGCAGGACGCGGCGCCCGGACGGCCGCCACCAAGCCTGGCCGGGCTCAGCCTGTCCCAGCCCACGCG GAGGACAGGGACGCCTATGAGGAGATCGTGAGGCTGCGGCAGGAACGGGCCCAGTTCTTGCAGAAGATCAGGGGCTTGGAGCAACAGGAGAAGCAGAGACGGGAG CGGGCAGAGCTAGACGAGGGCTCCATTCGCTCCATGGAGAAGCAG atccaggagctggagcagcgGCTGGCGGCGCGTGACGGCGAGAAGGAGCGTCTGGGCAAGGAGGTGGAGGCTCTGCAGAGCCGCTTGTCCTCGCTGGAG AACGAGAAGGAGAACACGAGCTACGACATCGAGACGCTGCAGGACGAGGAGGGAGACCTGCTCGAGTTCCCAG gggcagagctgctgctctccaaGAAGACGCTGAGCCCCTCGACCGAGGAGCTGCTGGCCACGCTGCAGGGGCAAGTGCAGTCCCTCACTCTGCAGAACAaggagctgagggagaaaatACAG ATCCTGGAGAACTACGAGAGGGATGAGAGCGACCTGGCCACCTCGGGAGACTTTGTACCCGTCAGCCTCTATGACTCCCTCAAGCGCGAACTGGAGCAGCTGAAGGAGCGGCACGCCGAGGCTCAGGCTGCCTTGCAGGCTCTGCAAGGCGGTCGGCCCGGCGGCAAGGCCGTGCCGGCCGAAGCACACGAGCAGCTGAAGGCCGAGTACGAGGGGCAGATCCGCGCCTTGCAGGAAGCCCTGAAGAAAGGCAACGTCCCCGAGGAGGCGACCCCGGCGCGAGActcggccgcggggccggcagaGGCGAGTGGCACGGCCGGAGAGAGAAGCGTGGTGGAGCAGCTCACCgaggagctggcccggacgcggGGCAAGTACGAGGCGGCCCTAGCCGAGGTGGAGGCGCTGCGGGAGCAGATGCAGCTGGGCATCCTCTCGGCGGCGGAGCCCGCCGAGGGcaccgagctggcggcggcgaaGGCCGCGCTGCAGCGGGCCCGGGAGGCCCTGGAAGAGCGGGAGCAGCGGGTGAGGGAGCTGCAAAGCCGGCTGGAAGCTCGCGAAGCGGCCGGAGGACCCCGGGCCCGCTCCGAAGCCGAGGAGGCCACGGCTTCGCTGGGGGCATCCCTGGAGGAGGCCTCGCGGGAGAAGGCGGCCTTGCTGGAGCGCTGCggccgggcggaggcggcggcggaggccctGCGCCGCAGCCTGGAGGCCAAGACGAGGGACtggcaggcggcgggcggcccggagCCGGAGGCCGGGGAGCTGGAGCGGCGGCTGGCGGAGCTGACGCGGCAGCACGGCGAGGTGACGGCCCAGCTGGCGCGGCTGCGGGAAGCGCTGGACCGCAAGGAGGCCGAGCTGGGCGCCTTGCGGGAGCAGCTGGCCGCCCGGCCCGTGGCGCGCCGGGAGCACGAGGAGACCCTGGCGCGGCTGAGGCAGGCGCTGGCGGAGGCCGAGGGCCGGGTGCCGCGGGACGAGCACGCCCGGGCCACGGCGGCGCTGGAGGAGCAGGCGCGGGCGCtgcgggagcgggcggcccggCTGGAGGCCGAGGCGGAGGCCAAGGGGCGCGAGGCCGCCCGGCTGGAGGCCGAGCTGGCGGCGGCCCGGGAGGCGGCGGTGCCGCGGGGCGAGCACGAGGCGGCGCAGGCTGGGCtgcgggccgaggcggcggcgctggcgcagCGCCTGGGCGAGCTGGCGCGGCGGCACGAGAAGACGTGCGAGGAGGTGTTCAGGGTGCAGCGCCAGGCGCTCTTCATGAAGAGCGAGAAGCAGGCGGCCGAGGAGCGCCTGGCCGCCGCGCacaagcagctggaggaggcgcgggccGAGGCACGGCGCTTCCAGGACCTCCACGGCCACGTCGAGGACTCGGCCCGGCTGGTCAGGGACAAGGACAGGAAG ATCACTGAGCTCTCCAAAGAGGTCTTCAAGCTGAAGGAGGCCCTGAACGCCCTCCCCGAGCCACGGggcgccccacagccgccccccgaCACCGCCGCGCTCCAGGCCAGGGTCCGGACGCTGGAGGAGCAGCTGGCG GAGACGGAGACACGGCACAGCAAGGTGGTCACGCTGTACCGGAGCCACCTGCTCTACGCGGTGCAG ggccACATGGACGAAGACGTGCAGAGGCTCCTGTGCCAGATCCTGAAGATGCAGCGGCTGCAGGAACAGGGCAGATGA
- the ANKRD24 gene encoding ankyrin repeat domain-containing protein 24 isoform X3 — protein MAARRLLLDTMKQICLCAAASFASQDWTKNDEKLLQAVDYNDAGRVTSLLVRKGLVATKLDLEGKSAFHLAAMRGNVDCLEAMLAHGVDAMTKDSSGYTALHLASKHGHPQCVSKLLQASCPVDVPDGSGRTALHHAAVSGCISCSEILCDFKAPLNIKDKDGFTPLILAAKMSHSELCRYLLHRGAAVNSRDLQGRTALMLACENGSVETVEEATQRRSWASEESAEQTSQTSSPSQSTGREKSNTPRKRKAPLPPPGTPSQSAPHTPEHGSPSAGRGARTAATKPGRAQPVPAHAEDRDAYEEIVRLRQERAQFLQKIRGLEQQEKQRRERAELDEGSIRSMEKQIQELEQRLAARDGEKERLGKEVEALQSRLSSLENEKENTSYDIETLQDEEGDLLEFPGAELLLSKKTLSPSTEELLATLQGQVQSLTLQNKELREKIQILENYERDESDLATSGDFVPVSLYDSLKRELEQLKERHAEAQAALQALQGGRPGGKAVPAEAHEQLKAEYEGQIRALQEALKKGNVPEEATPARDSAAGPAEASGTAGERSVVEQLTEELARTRGKYEAALAEVEALREQMQLGILSAAEPAEGTELAAAKAALQRAREALEEREQRVRELQSRLEAREAAGGPRARSEAEEATASLGASLEEASREKAALLERCGRAEAAAEALRRSLEAKTRDWQAAGGPEPEAGELERRLAELTRQHGEVTAQLARLREALDRKEAELGALREQLAARPVARREHEETLARLRQALAEAEGRVPRDEHARATAALEEQARALRERAARLEAEAEAKGREAARLEAELAAAREAAVPRGEHEAAQAGLRAEAAALAQRLGELARRHEKTCEEVFRVQRQALFMKSEKQAAEERLAAAHKQLEEARAEARRFQDLHGHVEDSARLVRDKDRKITELSKEVFKLKEALNALPEPRGAPQPPPDTAALQARVRTLEEQLAETETRHSKVVTLYRSHLLYAVQGHMDEDVQRLLCQILKMQRLQEQGR, from the exons AGCCAGGACTGGACCAAGAACGATGAGAAGCTCCTGCAAGCTGTGGATTACAACGATGCCGGGAGGGTGACGTCGCTCCTCGTCCGCAAGGGGCTGGTCGCCACCAAGTTGGACTTGGAGGGCAAATCCGC GTTCCACCTGGCCGCCATGCGGGGGAACGTGGACTGCCTCGAAGCCATGCTGGCCCACGGCGTGGATGCCATGACCAAGGACAGCTCAG GTTACACTGCCCTGCACTTGGCATCCAAGCATGGCCACCCGCAATGTGTCAGCAAGCTGCTGCAG GCCTCCTGCCCCGTGGACGTGCCTGATGGCAGCGGCCGGACGGCACTGCACCACGCAG CTGTCAGCGGCTGCATCTCGTGCTCGGAGATCCTCTGCGATTTCAAGGCTCCATTGAACATCAAGGACAAG GATGGCTTCACGCCGCTGATCCTTGCTGCCAAGATGAGCCACTCAGAGCTGTGCCGGTACCTGCTGCACCGTGGAGCGGCCGTGAACAGCCGGGACCTGCAAGGGAG AACAGCCTTGATGCTGGCCTGCGAGAACGGCAGCGTGGAGACCGTGGAG GAGGCCACCCAGCGCCGGTCCTGGGCCAGCG AGGAGTCAGCTGAGCAGACGTCCCAG ACGTCTTCGCCCAGCCAGTCCACAGGCAGGGAGAAGAGCAACACCCCGAGGAAGAGGAAAGCCCCCCTGCCGCCCCCAGGCACCCCAAGCCAG AGCGCCCCGCACACCCCGGAGCACGGCTCGCCCTCGGCAGGACGCGGCGCCCGGACGGCCGCCACCAAGCCTGGCCGGGCTCAGCCTGTCCCAGCCCACGCG GAGGACAGGGACGCCTATGAGGAGATCGTGAGGCTGCGGCAGGAACGGGCCCAGTTCTTGCAGAAGATCAGGGGCTTGGAGCAACAGGAGAAGCAGAGACGGGAG CGGGCAGAGCTAGACGAGGGCTCCATTCGCTCCATGGAGAAGCAG atccaggagctggagcagcgGCTGGCGGCGCGTGACGGCGAGAAGGAGCGTCTGGGCAAGGAGGTGGAGGCTCTGCAGAGCCGCTTGTCCTCGCTGGAG AACGAGAAGGAGAACACGAGCTACGACATCGAGACGCTGCAGGACGAGGAGGGAGACCTGCTCGAGTTCCCAG gggcagagctgctgctctccaaGAAGACGCTGAGCCCCTCGACCGAGGAGCTGCTGGCCACGCTGCAGGGGCAAGTGCAGTCCCTCACTCTGCAGAACAaggagctgagggagaaaatACAG ATCCTGGAGAACTACGAGAGGGATGAGAGCGACCTGGCCACCTCGGGAGACTTTGTACCCGTCAGCCTCTATGACTCCCTCAAGCGCGAACTGGAGCAGCTGAAGGAGCGGCACGCCGAGGCTCAGGCTGCCTTGCAGGCTCTGCAAGGCGGTCGGCCCGGCGGCAAGGCCGTGCCGGCCGAAGCACACGAGCAGCTGAAGGCCGAGTACGAGGGGCAGATCCGCGCCTTGCAGGAAGCCCTGAAGAAAGGCAACGTCCCCGAGGAGGCGACCCCGGCGCGAGActcggccgcggggccggcagaGGCGAGTGGCACGGCCGGAGAGAGAAGCGTGGTGGAGCAGCTCACCgaggagctggcccggacgcggGGCAAGTACGAGGCGGCCCTAGCCGAGGTGGAGGCGCTGCGGGAGCAGATGCAGCTGGGCATCCTCTCGGCGGCGGAGCCCGCCGAGGGcaccgagctggcggcggcgaaGGCCGCGCTGCAGCGGGCCCGGGAGGCCCTGGAAGAGCGGGAGCAGCGGGTGAGGGAGCTGCAAAGCCGGCTGGAAGCTCGCGAAGCGGCCGGAGGACCCCGGGCCCGCTCCGAAGCCGAGGAGGCCACGGCTTCGCTGGGGGCATCCCTGGAGGAGGCCTCGCGGGAGAAGGCGGCCTTGCTGGAGCGCTGCggccgggcggaggcggcggcggaggccctGCGCCGCAGCCTGGAGGCCAAGACGAGGGACtggcaggcggcgggcggcccggagCCGGAGGCCGGGGAGCTGGAGCGGCGGCTGGCGGAGCTGACGCGGCAGCACGGCGAGGTGACGGCCCAGCTGGCGCGGCTGCGGGAAGCGCTGGACCGCAAGGAGGCCGAGCTGGGCGCCTTGCGGGAGCAGCTGGCCGCCCGGCCCGTGGCGCGCCGGGAGCACGAGGAGACCCTGGCGCGGCTGAGGCAGGCGCTGGCGGAGGCCGAGGGCCGGGTGCCGCGGGACGAGCACGCCCGGGCCACGGCGGCGCTGGAGGAGCAGGCGCGGGCGCtgcgggagcgggcggcccggCTGGAGGCCGAGGCGGAGGCCAAGGGGCGCGAGGCCGCCCGGCTGGAGGCCGAGCTGGCGGCGGCCCGGGAGGCGGCGGTGCCGCGGGGCGAGCACGAGGCGGCGCAGGCTGGGCtgcgggccgaggcggcggcgctggcgcagCGCCTGGGCGAGCTGGCGCGGCGGCACGAGAAGACGTGCGAGGAGGTGTTCAGGGTGCAGCGCCAGGCGCTCTTCATGAAGAGCGAGAAGCAGGCGGCCGAGGAGCGCCTGGCCGCCGCGCacaagcagctggaggaggcgcgggccGAGGCACGGCGCTTCCAGGACCTCCACGGCCACGTCGAGGACTCGGCCCGGCTGGTCAGGGACAAGGACAGGAAG ATCACTGAGCTCTCCAAAGAGGTCTTCAAGCTGAAGGAGGCCCTGAACGCCCTCCCCGAGCCACGGggcgccccacagccgccccccgaCACCGCCGCGCTCCAGGCCAGGGTCCGGACGCTGGAGGAGCAGCTGGCG GAGACGGAGACACGGCACAGCAAGGTGGTCACGCTGTACCGGAGCCACCTGCTCTACGCGGTGCAG ggccACATGGACGAAGACGTGCAGAGGCTCCTGTGCCAGATCCTGAAGATGCAGCGGCTGCAGGAACAGGGCAGATGA
- the ANKRD24 gene encoding ankyrin repeat domain-containing protein 24 isoform X1 produces the protein MAARRLLLDTMKQICLCAAASFASQDWTKNDEKLLQAVDYNDAGRVTSLLVRKGLVATKLDLEGKSAFHLAAMRGNVDCLEAMLAHGVDAMTKDSSGYTALHLASKHGHPQCVSKLLQASCPVDVPDGSGRTALHHAAVSGCISCSEILCDFKAPLNIKDKDGFTPLILAAKMSHSELCRYLLHRGAAVNSRDLQGRTALMLACENGSVETVEVLINAGARVAVVDSMGHDAAHYSLATGNALIQHFLQEATQRRSWASEESAEQTSQTSSPSQSTGREKSNTPRKRKAPLPPPGTPSQSAPHTPEHGSPSAGRGARTAATKPGRAQPVPAHAEDRDAYEEIVRLRQERAQFLQKIRGLEQQEKQRRERAELDEGSIRSMEKQIQELEQRLAARDGEKERLGKEVEALQSRLSSLENEKENTSYDIETLQDEEGDLLEFPGAELLLSKKTLSPSTEELLATLQGQVQSLTLQNKELREKIQILENYERDESDLATSGDFVPVSLYDSLKRELEQLKERHAEAQAALQALQGGRPGGKAVPAEAHEQLKAEYEGQIRALQEALKKGNVPEEATPARDSAAGPAEASGTAGERSVVEQLTEELARTRGKYEAALAEVEALREQMQLGILSAAEPAEGTELAAAKAALQRAREALEEREQRVRELQSRLEAREAAGGPRARSEAEEATASLGASLEEASREKAALLERCGRAEAAAEALRRSLEAKTRDWQAAGGPEPEAGELERRLAELTRQHGEVTAQLARLREALDRKEAELGALREQLAARPVARREHEETLARLRQALAEAEGRVPRDEHARATAALEEQARALRERAARLEAEAEAKGREAARLEAELAAAREAAVPRGEHEAAQAGLRAEAAALAQRLGELARRHEKTCEEVFRVQRQALFMKSEKQAAEERLAAAHKQLEEARAEARRFQDLHGHVEDSARLVRDKDRKITELSKEVFKLKEALNALPEPRGAPQPPPDTAALQARVRTLEEQLAETETRHSKVVTLYRSHLLYAVQGHMDEDVQRLLCQILKMQRLQEQGR, from the exons AGCCAGGACTGGACCAAGAACGATGAGAAGCTCCTGCAAGCTGTGGATTACAACGATGCCGGGAGGGTGACGTCGCTCCTCGTCCGCAAGGGGCTGGTCGCCACCAAGTTGGACTTGGAGGGCAAATCCGC GTTCCACCTGGCCGCCATGCGGGGGAACGTGGACTGCCTCGAAGCCATGCTGGCCCACGGCGTGGATGCCATGACCAAGGACAGCTCAG GTTACACTGCCCTGCACTTGGCATCCAAGCATGGCCACCCGCAATGTGTCAGCAAGCTGCTGCAG GCCTCCTGCCCCGTGGACGTGCCTGATGGCAGCGGCCGGACGGCACTGCACCACGCAG CTGTCAGCGGCTGCATCTCGTGCTCGGAGATCCTCTGCGATTTCAAGGCTCCATTGAACATCAAGGACAAG GATGGCTTCACGCCGCTGATCCTTGCTGCCAAGATGAGCCACTCAGAGCTGTGCCGGTACCTGCTGCACCGTGGAGCGGCCGTGAACAGCCGGGACCTGCAAGGGAG AACAGCCTTGATGCTGGCCTGCGAGAACGGCAGCGTGGAGACCGTGGAGGTGCTCATCAACGCGGGCGCCCGGGTGGCTGTGGTGGACTCCATGGGCCACGACGCAGCTCACTACAGCCTGGCCACAGGCAATGCTCTCATCCAGCACTTCCTGCAGGAGGCCACCCAGCGCCGGTCCTGGGCCAGCG AGGAGTCAGCTGAGCAGACGTCCCAG ACGTCTTCGCCCAGCCAGTCCACAGGCAGGGAGAAGAGCAACACCCCGAGGAAGAGGAAAGCCCCCCTGCCGCCCCCAGGCACCCCAAGCCAG AGCGCCCCGCACACCCCGGAGCACGGCTCGCCCTCGGCAGGACGCGGCGCCCGGACGGCCGCCACCAAGCCTGGCCGGGCTCAGCCTGTCCCAGCCCACGCG GAGGACAGGGACGCCTATGAGGAGATCGTGAGGCTGCGGCAGGAACGGGCCCAGTTCTTGCAGAAGATCAGGGGCTTGGAGCAACAGGAGAAGCAGAGACGGGAG CGGGCAGAGCTAGACGAGGGCTCCATTCGCTCCATGGAGAAGCAG atccaggagctggagcagcgGCTGGCGGCGCGTGACGGCGAGAAGGAGCGTCTGGGCAAGGAGGTGGAGGCTCTGCAGAGCCGCTTGTCCTCGCTGGAG AACGAGAAGGAGAACACGAGCTACGACATCGAGACGCTGCAGGACGAGGAGGGAGACCTGCTCGAGTTCCCAG gggcagagctgctgctctccaaGAAGACGCTGAGCCCCTCGACCGAGGAGCTGCTGGCCACGCTGCAGGGGCAAGTGCAGTCCCTCACTCTGCAGAACAaggagctgagggagaaaatACAG ATCCTGGAGAACTACGAGAGGGATGAGAGCGACCTGGCCACCTCGGGAGACTTTGTACCCGTCAGCCTCTATGACTCCCTCAAGCGCGAACTGGAGCAGCTGAAGGAGCGGCACGCCGAGGCTCAGGCTGCCTTGCAGGCTCTGCAAGGCGGTCGGCCCGGCGGCAAGGCCGTGCCGGCCGAAGCACACGAGCAGCTGAAGGCCGAGTACGAGGGGCAGATCCGCGCCTTGCAGGAAGCCCTGAAGAAAGGCAACGTCCCCGAGGAGGCGACCCCGGCGCGAGActcggccgcggggccggcagaGGCGAGTGGCACGGCCGGAGAGAGAAGCGTGGTGGAGCAGCTCACCgaggagctggcccggacgcggGGCAAGTACGAGGCGGCCCTAGCCGAGGTGGAGGCGCTGCGGGAGCAGATGCAGCTGGGCATCCTCTCGGCGGCGGAGCCCGCCGAGGGcaccgagctggcggcggcgaaGGCCGCGCTGCAGCGGGCCCGGGAGGCCCTGGAAGAGCGGGAGCAGCGGGTGAGGGAGCTGCAAAGCCGGCTGGAAGCTCGCGAAGCGGCCGGAGGACCCCGGGCCCGCTCCGAAGCCGAGGAGGCCACGGCTTCGCTGGGGGCATCCCTGGAGGAGGCCTCGCGGGAGAAGGCGGCCTTGCTGGAGCGCTGCggccgggcggaggcggcggcggaggccctGCGCCGCAGCCTGGAGGCCAAGACGAGGGACtggcaggcggcgggcggcccggagCCGGAGGCCGGGGAGCTGGAGCGGCGGCTGGCGGAGCTGACGCGGCAGCACGGCGAGGTGACGGCCCAGCTGGCGCGGCTGCGGGAAGCGCTGGACCGCAAGGAGGCCGAGCTGGGCGCCTTGCGGGAGCAGCTGGCCGCCCGGCCCGTGGCGCGCCGGGAGCACGAGGAGACCCTGGCGCGGCTGAGGCAGGCGCTGGCGGAGGCCGAGGGCCGGGTGCCGCGGGACGAGCACGCCCGGGCCACGGCGGCGCTGGAGGAGCAGGCGCGGGCGCtgcgggagcgggcggcccggCTGGAGGCCGAGGCGGAGGCCAAGGGGCGCGAGGCCGCCCGGCTGGAGGCCGAGCTGGCGGCGGCCCGGGAGGCGGCGGTGCCGCGGGGCGAGCACGAGGCGGCGCAGGCTGGGCtgcgggccgaggcggcggcgctggcgcagCGCCTGGGCGAGCTGGCGCGGCGGCACGAGAAGACGTGCGAGGAGGTGTTCAGGGTGCAGCGCCAGGCGCTCTTCATGAAGAGCGAGAAGCAGGCGGCCGAGGAGCGCCTGGCCGCCGCGCacaagcagctggaggaggcgcgggccGAGGCACGGCGCTTCCAGGACCTCCACGGCCACGTCGAGGACTCGGCCCGGCTGGTCAGGGACAAGGACAGGAAG ATCACTGAGCTCTCCAAAGAGGTCTTCAAGCTGAAGGAGGCCCTGAACGCCCTCCCCGAGCCACGGggcgccccacagccgccccccgaCACCGCCGCGCTCCAGGCCAGGGTCCGGACGCTGGAGGAGCAGCTGGCG GAGACGGAGACACGGCACAGCAAGGTGGTCACGCTGTACCGGAGCCACCTGCTCTACGCGGTGCAG ggccACATGGACGAAGACGTGCAGAGGCTCCTGTGCCAGATCCTGAAGATGCAGCGGCTGCAGGAACAGGGCAGATGA